The Acidobacteriota bacterium genome includes a region encoding these proteins:
- a CDS encoding TIGR03013 family PEP-CTERM/XrtA system glycosyltransferase — protein sequence MFSRAWRSVVLVSGEALLLIAAVIISSFVVAGPYAWQLLTDNTAVLRVMLVVLVCQVSLHYVDLYDLRTITSVRDLAVRIVRAIGATSLILGITYWLFPLLVVEQGMFLLFAALALLLVIAWRSAFEWVTSHLAPRERLLLVGTSPAAVTLARELFERRHEFGVDIVGFVDPDPARVGAPVINPGVVGTIDDIPALTASLRVDRVVVSLSDERGKLPMGQLLDVRLRSGVAFDHLASVYEEYTGKIALENLRPSWLIFSAGFRKTRTLLAAKRAFDIVAAVSGLILASPLMLIAAIVVKLESKNDPILYHQERVGLNGQGFTIHKFRTMRTDAEARTGPIWSGANDPRVTSVGRFMRKTRLDEIPQLWNVLCGEMSLIGPRPERPSFVAQLTEQIPFYGQRHVVKPGLTGWAQVRYSYGASVEDAIEKMQYDLYYVKNLSMRFDLVIALETVKTVLLRRGAR from the coding sequence ATGTTCAGTAGAGCCTGGCGATCGGTGGTCCTGGTCAGCGGCGAAGCCCTGCTGCTGATTGCTGCGGTGATTATCAGCAGCTTCGTGGTGGCGGGCCCGTACGCCTGGCAGTTGCTCACCGACAACACGGCGGTGTTACGGGTGATGCTGGTGGTGCTGGTGTGCCAGGTGTCGCTGCACTACGTCGATCTCTACGACCTGCGCACCATCACGAGCGTCCGCGATCTGGCGGTGCGCATCGTGCGGGCCATTGGCGCGACCTCGCTAATCCTGGGCATCACTTACTGGCTGTTCCCGCTGCTGGTGGTCGAACAGGGCATGTTTCTGCTGTTCGCCGCGCTCGCCCTGCTGCTGGTCATTGCCTGGCGATCGGCCTTCGAGTGGGTGACCAGCCACCTGGCCCCGCGCGAGCGGCTGTTGCTTGTGGGCACCAGCCCGGCCGCGGTCACGCTGGCGCGCGAGTTGTTCGAGCGACGCCACGAATTCGGCGTTGATATCGTCGGCTTTGTCGATCCCGATCCGGCCCGGGTGGGCGCACCGGTGATCAATCCCGGCGTGGTGGGAACGATCGACGACATTCCCGCTCTCACCGCCAGCTTGCGGGTGGACCGGGTGGTCGTCAGCCTGTCGGACGAACGCGGCAAGCTGCCCATGGGCCAGCTGCTCGACGTGCGCCTGCGCAGCGGCGTGGCGTTCGATCACCTCGCCTCGGTTTACGAGGAGTACACCGGCAAGATTGCCCTCGAGAACCTGCGCCCGAGCTGGCTGATCTTCTCGGCCGGGTTCCGCAAGACGCGCACGCTGCTGGCGGCCAAGCGCGCCTTCGACATCGTCGCCGCGGTGTCCGGCCTGATCCTGGCGTCGCCGTTGATGCTGATTGCGGCGATTGTCGTGAAGCTCGAATCGAAGAACGACCCGATCCTGTACCACCAGGAGCGGGTCGGCCTCAACGGCCAGGGGTTCACCATCCACAAGTTCCGCACCATGCGGACCGATGCCGAAGCCCGGACCGGGCCGATCTGGAGCGGTGCCAACGACCCCCGCGTCACGTCGGTCGGCCGGTTCATGCGCAAGACGCGGCTCGATGAGATCCCGCAGTTGTGGAATGTGCTGTGCGGCGAGATGAGCCTGATCGGTCCGCGACCCGAGCGGCCGTCGTTCGTGGCGCAGCTCACCGAGCAGATTCCGTTCTACGGCCAGCGCCACGTCGTCAAGCCGGGACTGACCGGCTGGGCGCAGGTGCGCTACAGCTACGGCGCCAGCGTCGAAGACGCGATCGAGAAGATGCAGTACGACCTCTACTACGTCAAGAACCTGTCGATGCGGTTCGACCTCGTGATTGCGCTGGAAACGGTCAAGACCGTCCTGCTGCGGCGGGGTGCGCGGTGA
- a CDS encoding glycosyltransferase family 2 protein has translation MKVVVYLPALNEAATIGAVLDGIPSRLPGIDFIRTIVVDDGSTDGTSQIAQRHGAAVVRHSRNLGTGRTFVSGVSAALRAGADIIVSMDADGQFRGEDIVRLIAPIREGRADIALCSRFADGNLVGDMSWPKKAGNQLLTGAVSWIAGKRFTDVSCGFRAMSREAALRVDIHSDYEYIHESLLNWSRVGLTIEEVALPVLAERPVGESRMMRSVLRYGMRSGPVLIRAARDYSPMKFFGMLSLAALVPAVLAGLFVTMHWLRTGETFPYTSLITISVGGVLLGLLLGVVALLADLIARLRFQLEEMLYESRRSRLDTPTIRRVG, from the coding sequence ATGAAAGTGGTCGTGTATCTTCCGGCGTTGAACGAAGCGGCAACCATCGGTGCCGTACTCGACGGCATTCCCTCGCGCCTGCCCGGCATCGACTTCATCCGCACCATCGTCGTGGACGATGGCTCGACGGATGGGACGTCGCAGATTGCGCAGCGCCACGGCGCCGCCGTGGTGCGCCACAGCCGTAACCTGGGCACCGGCCGGACCTTCGTCTCGGGCGTCTCGGCCGCTTTGCGGGCCGGCGCCGACATCATCGTCAGCATGGACGCCGACGGCCAGTTCCGAGGCGAAGACATCGTCCGGCTGATTGCGCCCATCCGTGAGGGCCGCGCCGACATCGCGCTGTGCTCGCGGTTTGCCGACGGCAACCTGGTCGGCGACATGAGCTGGCCCAAGAAGGCCGGCAACCAGTTGCTGACCGGCGCGGTCAGCTGGATTGCCGGCAAGCGCTTCACGGACGTGTCGTGCGGCTTTCGCGCGATGTCGCGCGAGGCGGCGTTGCGCGTCGATATCCACAGCGACTACGAATACATTCACGAGTCGCTGCTCAACTGGAGCCGCGTCGGCCTGACCATCGAGGAAGTGGCGCTGCCGGTGCTGGCCGAGCGTCCGGTGGGCGAGTCGCGCATGATGCGCAGCGTGCTGCGTTACGGCATGCGGTCGGGACCCGTCCTGATCCGCGCCGCCCGTGACTACAGCCCGATGAAGTTCTTCGGCATGCTGTCGTTGGCGGCGCTGGTGCCGGCCGTGCTGGCCGGCCTGTTCGTCACCATGCACTGGCTGCGCACCGGCGAGACGTTCCCGTACACCTCGCTCATTACCATCAGCGTGGGCGGGGTGCTGCTCGGCTTGCTCCTGGGGGTGGTCGCACTGCTGGCAGACCTGATCGCCAGGTTGCGCTTCCAGTTGGAGGAGATGTTGTATGAATCGCGCCGCAGCCGGCTCGACACGCCCACCATTCGCCGGGTGGGCTGA
- a CDS encoding polysaccharide biosynthesis/export family protein, protein MLVIGAAVSAQAQTQPAVPPAVAVPPAAAEAAAPRPTDPVIPPGYVIGTDDVLSIVYWKDKDMSADAQVRPDGRIALPLINEVVAAGLTPEQLREKLTEESRKYMEDANITVVVRQINSRKAFITGEINKPGPYPLTAPTTVMQLIAMAGGLREYANSKKIIIMRTENGRAISLSFNYRDVTSGKKLEQNVELKPGDTVVVP, encoded by the coding sequence GTGCTGGTGATCGGGGCCGCGGTTAGCGCGCAGGCGCAGACGCAGCCTGCCGTTCCGCCTGCTGTCGCCGTGCCCCCTGCTGCTGCCGAGGCGGCCGCGCCGCGGCCGACCGATCCGGTGATTCCGCCTGGCTACGTGATCGGCACCGACGATGTGCTGTCGATCGTGTACTGGAAGGACAAGGACATGTCGGCCGACGCGCAGGTGCGGCCCGACGGCCGGATCGCGCTGCCGCTCATCAACGAGGTGGTCGCCGCCGGGCTGACGCCCGAACAGCTGCGCGAGAAGCTGACCGAAGAGTCCCGCAAGTACATGGAGGACGCCAACATCACGGTGGTGGTGCGGCAGATCAACAGCCGCAAGGCCTTCATCACCGGCGAGATCAACAAGCCCGGCCCCTACCCGCTCACGGCGCCGACGACGGTGATGCAGCTGATTGCCATGGCGGGCGGCCTGCGCGAGTACGCCAACAGCAAGAAGATCATCATCATGCGGACCGAGAACGGCCGGGCGATCAGCCTCTCGTTCAACTACCGCGACGTGACCTCAGGCAAGAAACTGGAACAGAACGTCGAGCTCAAGCCCGGCGACACCGTGGTCGTGCCCTGA
- a CDS encoding TIGR03087 family PEP-CTERM/XrtA system glycosyltransferase, with amino-acid sequence MRILVLTHRLPYAPNRGDRLRAYHMLQGLKQRAEVELVSLVHDDEEASHVEEVRQFVTRVETVRVPKLRNYARSAMTMLGDTPLTHGLLDAPGMTGVLEQVCRRQRPDVVFAYCSGMARFALQPPLAAIPLVLDFVDVDSQKWREMATATSGPLSWIYRREAATLGAFEAKAARHAVAALVVNAREAAIARQLAPEANVRVLNNGIELGRLQPPGGPSASARVVFCGVMNYAPNDDGMQWFVRHVWPSVRAARPDATLAIVGSDPTTALKRLCAGDRTIEVTGRVPDVREWLWGSAVGIAPLHVARGVQNKALEAIAAGLPIVITEAVAGGLPDAAAYASSVANTPEQFAHHVLALLALSPTERRERASRSDLSHLTWPQTLEPLWPLLEHAASPRGSGDARDPRMASLHSVRIGYGTVSQPQ; translated from the coding sequence ATGCGCATACTCGTGCTCACCCATCGTCTGCCCTACGCGCCTAATCGCGGCGATCGCCTCCGTGCGTACCACATGCTCCAGGGACTGAAGCAGCGCGCTGAAGTCGAGCTGGTGTCCCTGGTCCATGACGATGAGGAGGCGTCGCATGTGGAGGAGGTGCGGCAGTTCGTGACACGGGTCGAGACGGTTCGCGTCCCGAAGCTTCGCAACTACGCCCGCTCGGCCATGACCATGCTGGGCGACACGCCGCTGACCCACGGCCTGCTCGATGCGCCCGGCATGACCGGCGTGCTCGAGCAAGTGTGCCGGCGGCAACGCCCCGACGTGGTGTTTGCCTACTGCTCGGGCATGGCGCGGTTTGCGCTGCAGCCGCCCCTCGCGGCCATTCCGCTGGTCCTGGACTTCGTTGACGTGGACTCGCAGAAATGGCGCGAGATGGCCACGGCGACGAGCGGGCCGCTGTCCTGGATCTACCGCCGCGAGGCGGCCACGCTGGGCGCATTCGAAGCCAAGGCGGCCCGCCATGCGGTCGCGGCGCTGGTGGTCAACGCCCGTGAGGCGGCCATCGCGCGGCAGCTCGCGCCCGAGGCCAACGTGCGCGTGCTGAACAACGGGATTGAGCTCGGCCGCCTCCAGCCGCCGGGCGGGCCGTCCGCCTCGGCGCGGGTCGTCTTCTGCGGCGTGATGAACTATGCCCCGAACGACGACGGCATGCAGTGGTTCGTGCGCCACGTGTGGCCGTCGGTGCGCGCCGCCAGGCCCGATGCCACGCTCGCCATTGTCGGGTCCGATCCCACCACTGCGCTCAAGCGGCTGTGTGCCGGCGACCGGACGATCGAGGTCACCGGCCGCGTGCCTGATGTGCGCGAGTGGCTATGGGGCTCCGCGGTGGGGATTGCCCCGCTGCACGTCGCACGCGGCGTCCAGAACAAGGCTCTCGAGGCGATCGCGGCGGGGCTGCCCATCGTAATCACCGAAGCCGTCGCAGGCGGACTGCCCGATGCCGCCGCCTACGCATCGTCGGTCGCGAACACGCCGGAGCAGTTCGCGCACCACGTGCTGGCGCTGCTCGCGTTGTCGCCCACAGAGCGGCGCGAACGCGCCAGTCGCTCGGACTTGAGCCACCTGACGTGGCCGCAAACGCTCGAACCGTTGTGGCCGTTGCTGGAACACGCGGCCAGTCCGCGCGGCTCCGGTGACGCGCGCGATCCGCGCATGGCTTCGCTACACAGTGTCCGTATCGGCTACGGAACTGTCTCTCAACCACAATAG
- a CDS encoding AAA family ATPase has product MYERYYGLHERPFDLSPNPRFLCFTPQHKEALVHLQYGLSGRPGITMLVGEAGTGKTTLVRAALQAAAGTATIVHLSNPTLTRDEFFEYLADGFGFSAEAGRSKVQFLRELELALTSKAADRHVLALVVDEAQSVPYELLEEIRLLTNAEAASGRSLAVALVGQPELAGRLDEPQLRQLKQRVVLRCELTPLSLKDTAAYVAGRIKTAGGEAPRLFSRDAVVAIHERSKGIPRIISVICDNALVNGFAADQKPVGAGTIFEVCRSLSFGAPDTPAVPADEFMREPVPMPMPAPARAPMFAGVTRPRRFSFF; this is encoded by the coding sequence ATGTATGAACGGTATTACGGGCTGCACGAGCGGCCCTTCGACCTGTCGCCCAATCCCCGGTTCTTGTGCTTTACGCCCCAGCACAAGGAAGCGCTGGTACATTTGCAGTACGGCCTCAGCGGCCGTCCCGGCATCACCATGCTGGTGGGCGAGGCCGGCACCGGCAAGACCACGCTGGTGCGGGCAGCGCTGCAAGCCGCGGCCGGCACCGCCACGATCGTGCACCTGTCCAATCCCACGCTGACGCGGGATGAGTTCTTCGAGTACCTCGCCGACGGCTTCGGCTTCAGCGCCGAAGCCGGGCGTTCGAAAGTGCAGTTTCTGCGCGAACTCGAACTGGCGCTGACCAGCAAGGCCGCCGATCGGCACGTGCTGGCGCTGGTCGTGGACGAAGCCCAGAGTGTGCCCTACGAGCTGCTGGAAGAGATCCGGCTGCTGACCAATGCCGAGGCCGCTTCGGGTCGATCGCTGGCGGTGGCGCTGGTCGGGCAGCCCGAACTGGCCGGCCGGCTCGACGAGCCGCAGCTGCGGCAGTTGAAACAGCGCGTCGTGCTGCGCTGCGAGCTGACGCCGCTCAGCCTCAAGGACACGGCGGCTTATGTCGCCGGCCGCATCAAGACCGCAGGGGGCGAGGCCCCCCGGTTGTTCTCGCGCGATGCCGTGGTGGCCATTCACGAGCGGTCGAAGGGCATCCCTCGGATCATCAGCGTGATCTGCGACAACGCCCTTGTGAACGGGTTTGCCGCGGACCAGAAGCCCGTCGGCGCCGGGACGATCTTCGAGGTGTGCCGCTCGCTGTCGTTCGGCGCACCCGACACGCCGGCGGTCCCGGCCGACGAGTTCATGCGCGAACCCGTGCCCATGCCCATGCCCGCGCCCGCGCGGGCCCCGATGTTTGCGGGCGTTACGCGCCCCCGCCGTTTCTCGTTTTTCTAA
- a CDS encoding glycosyltransferase → MSAQPVRVLELRSVRGTGGGPEKTILMGAAMADPKRAHVTVCYLRDQRDTVFGIDQRAEQAGVDYIEISERHSFDPSVWPQLRRLVADRRIDLVHAHDYKTDILALLLAKATGVAALSTVHGWTGHSTRERLCYYPADKKVLSRFSRLIAVSSEIGRELTRYGADPTRVTTVLNGIDPRQFRRDESLVQSARAALKLGPDEVAIGSVGRLEPQKRFDLLLEAFAVVHARRPNTRLFIVGDGSQRDPLDAQIGALGLTESCTLVGHTNDVRPSYHAFDLFVQSSDYEGTPNTVLEAMALETPIVATAAGGTAELVHDGVHGRIVPVGRVDRLIHGMQEALANTPVARKMADRARLRVEGELSFEARVRKVESIYAEMMGHA, encoded by the coding sequence ATGTCCGCCCAACCGGTTCGCGTCCTCGAACTGCGCAGCGTCAGGGGCACTGGCGGCGGCCCTGAGAAGACCATCCTCATGGGCGCCGCCATGGCCGACCCGAAGCGGGCGCACGTCACGGTGTGCTACCTGCGCGACCAGCGCGACACGGTCTTCGGCATCGACCAGCGCGCGGAGCAGGCCGGCGTGGACTACATCGAGATTTCCGAGCGCCATTCGTTCGACCCCTCGGTCTGGCCGCAACTGCGCCGCCTGGTCGCCGACCGGCGGATCGATCTGGTGCATGCCCACGACTACAAGACCGACATCCTGGCCCTGCTGCTGGCCAAGGCCACGGGCGTCGCGGCGCTGTCAACGGTGCATGGCTGGACCGGCCATTCCACGCGCGAGCGGCTGTGCTACTACCCGGCCGACAAGAAAGTGCTGTCGCGATTCTCGCGCCTGATCGCCGTCTCGAGCGAGATCGGCCGCGAGCTGACGCGCTACGGCGCCGACCCCACCCGCGTCACCACGGTGTTGAACGGCATTGACCCGCGCCAGTTCCGCCGCGACGAATCGCTGGTGCAATCGGCGCGCGCGGCGCTGAAGCTCGGACCAGACGAGGTGGCCATTGGGTCGGTCGGCCGGCTCGAACCGCAAAAGCGATTTGACCTGCTGCTTGAAGCATTCGCCGTCGTGCACGCCCGGCGGCCCAACACCCGGCTATTCATCGTCGGCGATGGCAGCCAGCGAGACCCCCTTGACGCGCAGATAGGCGCGTTGGGGTTAACAGAGAGCTGCACGTTGGTTGGGCATACCAACGACGTGCGGCCCTCATATCACGCGTTCGATCTGTTCGTGCAATCGTCCGACTACGAAGGCACGCCCAACACCGTGCTCGAGGCCATGGCCCTCGAGACGCCGATTGTCGCCACCGCGGCGGGCGGCACCGCCGAACTGGTGCACGACGGCGTGCACGGCCGCATTGTGCCGGTCGGCCGGGTCGATCGGCTGATCCACGGCATGCAGGAAGCCCTGGCCAACACACCCGTTGCGCGCAAGATGGCCGACCGGGCGCGCCTGCGCGTCGAGGGCGAGTTGTCGTTCGAGGCCCGCGTGCGCAAGGTCGAAAGCATCTACGCCGAGATGATGGGCCATGCGTGA
- a CDS encoding CpsD/CapB family tyrosine-protein kinase: MTRLSEALKRAADTSADSVMFRDDAPAPAWQFPLDERVADVPAAIPFIAPVIAPLVAPVIDTPIAAAPSPATLASRFDPAERSRLVIGDAESALVEQYRHLAAVLHHAQSASGYRSVMVTSALPSEGKTLTATNLALTLSESYQRRVLLVDADLRRPRIKDLFGLPDGPGLTDSLNSPGGGQLPVHQITPTLWVLTAGRATADPMSTLVSGAMKQLLDEARDAFDWVVVDTPPIAILPDANLLASMIDTALLVVSAQSTPYPMVQRAAQAIGPSRILGVVLNRAEQSGMPSGYGYYARSGAVAQEQRPRWSRWFGKGRGVPHVQ; the protein is encoded by the coding sequence ATGACACGACTCAGTGAAGCCCTCAAGCGCGCCGCCGACACGTCGGCCGACAGCGTGATGTTTCGAGACGATGCACCGGCGCCCGCGTGGCAGTTCCCGCTCGACGAGCGGGTGGCCGACGTGCCGGCGGCGATCCCTTTCATCGCTCCGGTGATCGCCCCCCTCGTGGCACCGGTTATTGACACGCCGATCGCGGCGGCACCCTCGCCGGCCACGCTGGCCTCGCGATTTGATCCCGCTGAGCGCAGCCGGCTGGTCATTGGCGATGCCGAGTCGGCGCTGGTGGAGCAGTATCGCCACCTGGCGGCGGTGCTGCATCACGCCCAAAGCGCGTCGGGTTACCGCAGCGTGATGGTGACGAGCGCCTTGCCCTCCGAAGGCAAGACGCTGACCGCCACCAACCTGGCCCTCACCCTCAGCGAGTCGTACCAGCGGCGGGTGCTGTTGGTGGACGCCGACCTGCGGCGCCCGCGGATCAAGGATCTGTTCGGCCTGCCCGATGGCCCGGGACTGACCGACAGCCTGAACAGCCCGGGCGGTGGCCAGCTGCCGGTGCATCAGATCACGCCCACCCTGTGGGTGCTGACGGCGGGCCGCGCGACCGCCGACCCCATGAGCACGCTGGTGTCGGGGGCGATGAAGCAACTGCTGGACGAGGCGCGCGATGCGTTCGACTGGGTGGTGGTCGATACGCCGCCGATCGCGATCCTGCCCGACGCCAACCTGCTGGCGTCGATGATCGATACGGCGCTGCTCGTGGTCAGCGCGCAGTCCACGCCGTACCCCATGGTGCAGCGCGCAGCGCAGGCGATTGGGCCGTCGCGCATTCTGGGCGTGGTCCTGAACCGCGCCGAGCAGTCGGGCATGCCCTCGGGGTACGGCTACTACGCGCGCAGCGGGGCCGTGGCACAGGAACAGCGGCCGCGCTGGTCGCGGTGGTTTGGCAAGGGTCGGGGCGTGCCCCATGTTCAGTAG
- a CDS encoding acyltransferase codes for MREAVKAATRALAWLAVTPSVLSWQLRSLAVGPDRALEASTQAWAIVPGLTGQYLRRAFLSRTLQSCAADATIEFGTLFSSVKASIGRRAYVGPRCHLGWAIIEADVLLAAGVHVPSGARTHGTDDPAVPIRDQPTLKSAVRIGAGAWVGSAAVVLADVGRDAVIGAGAVVTRPIPERAVAGGVPARVLSTRDRHINERSA; via the coding sequence ATGCGTGAAGCCGTGAAGGCGGCCACCCGCGCACTGGCCTGGCTCGCGGTCACGCCGTCCGTGCTGTCGTGGCAGCTGCGGTCGCTCGCGGTCGGGCCCGATCGGGCCCTTGAAGCCTCGACCCAGGCCTGGGCGATCGTGCCGGGACTCACTGGTCAATACCTCCGGCGGGCCTTCCTGTCGCGAACGCTGCAGTCGTGCGCAGCGGATGCGACCATTGAATTCGGCACGCTGTTCTCATCAGTGAAAGCCTCCATTGGCCGGCGCGCCTACGTCGGCCCCCGCTGCCACCTGGGCTGGGCCATCATCGAGGCCGACGTCCTGCTTGCGGCTGGCGTGCATGTCCCAAGTGGCGCGCGGACCCACGGCACCGACGATCCTGCCGTGCCCATTCGCGATCAACCGACGCTCAAGTCAGCCGTGCGTATTGGCGCCGGCGCCTGGGTCGGCAGCGCTGCGGTCGTGCTGGCCGACGTGGGCCGTGATGCCGTGATTGGCGCGGGCGCGGTCGTGACGCGGCCCATTCCGGAACGCGCGGTCGCCGGCGGCGTACCAGCCCGCGTGCTGAGCACCCGGGACCGCCACATCAACGAACGGTCGGCCTGA
- a CDS encoding FemAB family PEP-CTERM system-associated protein, with translation MRAELTVTAATPADRDDWQQYVSSAHDEAGYHDWGWRDVFKRAFDHDSIYLIARRDRVVTGVLPLVEIKSLLFGHTLTSLPFLNYGGVLADDVASGQALVAASRREAEARHCRHVELRHVTAQFPDLPCKQHKVSMRLPLAPGMWEGLDRKVRNQVRKAEKSGLTVDRGGAELVDDFYAVFARNMRDLGTPVYSRRLFEEVCGVFPDRATIHVVRLDGRPVAAGLTYRTARMTQLPWASSIRDYNALSPNTLLYWDAIQFAGEAGCAVFDMGRSTPNEGTFKFKQQWGAEPLPLHWEYQLKSAQALPNVSPANPKFQLAIALWQRLPLALTLRVGPMIVRAIP, from the coding sequence ATGCGCGCTGAACTGACCGTAACCGCGGCAACACCCGCGGATCGCGACGACTGGCAGCAGTACGTATCATCGGCCCACGATGAAGCCGGATACCACGACTGGGGATGGCGCGACGTTTTCAAGCGCGCCTTCGACCACGACTCGATCTACCTGATCGCGCGTCGCGACCGCGTCGTGACCGGAGTGCTGCCGCTCGTCGAAATCAAGAGCTTGCTCTTTGGTCACACCCTCACCTCGCTGCCGTTCCTGAACTACGGTGGGGTGCTGGCCGACGATGTGGCGAGCGGGCAGGCGCTGGTGGCGGCGTCACGTCGCGAAGCCGAAGCCAGGCATTGCCGTCACGTGGAACTCCGTCACGTGACGGCGCAGTTTCCCGACCTGCCCTGCAAGCAGCACAAGGTCTCGATGCGGCTGCCGCTGGCGCCGGGCATGTGGGAGGGGCTCGACCGCAAGGTGCGCAACCAGGTACGGAAGGCCGAGAAGTCCGGGTTGACGGTGGACCGCGGTGGCGCCGAACTGGTTGACGACTTCTACGCCGTGTTCGCGCGCAACATGCGCGATTTGGGTACGCCGGTGTATTCACGGCGCCTGTTCGAGGAAGTGTGCGGCGTGTTTCCCGACCGCGCGACGATCCACGTGGTGCGGCTCGACGGGCGTCCGGTCGCGGCCGGCCTGACCTATCGCACCGCGCGCATGACGCAGTTGCCGTGGGCATCGTCCATCCGCGACTACAACGCGCTGTCGCCGAACACGTTGCTCTACTGGGACGCCATCCAGTTCGCGGGCGAGGCCGGCTGCGCGGTGTTCGACATGGGCCGCTCAACCCCGAACGAAGGCACCTTCAAATTCAAGCAACAGTGGGGCGCCGAACCGTTGCCGCTCCACTGGGAGTACCAGCTGAAGTCGGCGCAGGCCCTGCCGAACGTGAGCCCGGCGAACCCGAAGTTCCAGCTGGCCATTGCGCTCTGGCAACGCTTGCCGCTGGCGCTGACCCTCCGCGTCGGCCCGATGATCGTCCGGGCGATTCCTTAG
- a CDS encoding DUF3473 domain-containing protein, which produces MSVDVEDYFQVSAFERVVTRAQWSGFESRVVANTRNLLAVFQEHGVSSTFFVLGWVAQRFPSLVREIAELGHEVASHGYHHELVYALTPAQFREDVRRAKQTIEDVSGRAVRGYRAPSFTVTKASLWALDVLIEEGHDYDASIFPIHHDRYGIADAPRHAHVIERPAGRIVEVPGSTARVAGTNLPIAGGGYFRLLPYAWTRWGIGHVNKTERQPVTFYLHPWEIDPDQPRFQVSRMTAMRHYTGLGATRHRLDRLLTEFRFDSIASVLALRATTIGSHAPGLAYAR; this is translated from the coding sequence ATGAGTGTGGACGTCGAGGACTACTTCCAGGTCTCGGCGTTCGAACGGGTGGTGACCCGGGCGCAGTGGAGCGGTTTCGAAAGCCGGGTGGTTGCCAACACCCGCAACCTGCTCGCCGTGTTCCAGGAGCATGGCGTCAGCTCGACGTTCTTCGTGCTGGGTTGGGTGGCGCAACGATTTCCCTCCCTGGTGAGAGAGATTGCCGAACTCGGTCACGAGGTGGCGTCGCACGGCTATCACCACGAGTTGGTCTACGCGTTGACGCCGGCGCAGTTTCGCGAGGATGTGCGGCGCGCCAAGCAGACGATCGAGGACGTATCCGGCCGCGCGGTGCGGGGCTACCGCGCGCCCAGCTTCACGGTGACCAAGGCCAGCCTGTGGGCGCTCGACGTGCTGATCGAAGAAGGGCACGACTACGACGCCAGCATCTTCCCGATTCATCACGACCGCTACGGCATCGCCGACGCGCCGCGCCATGCCCACGTGATCGAGCGGCCCGCCGGGCGCATTGTCGAAGTGCCGGGATCCACGGCCCGCGTCGCCGGCACCAACCTGCCCATCGCCGGCGGCGGCTACTTCAGGCTGTTGCCGTACGCCTGGACGCGATGGGGCATCGGTCATGTCAACAAGACCGAGCGTCAGCCGGTCACCTTTTATCTGCATCCGTGGGAGATCGACCCGGATCAGCCCAGGTTCCAGGTGTCTCGCATGACGGCGATGCGCCACTACACCGGCCTCGGCGCCACCCGCCACCGGCTCGATCGCCTCTTGACCGAGTTTCGTTTCGACTCGATCGCATCCGTGCTGGCGCTGCGGGCCACCACCATCGGCAGTCATGCCCCCGGATTGGCTTATGCGCGCTGA